Proteins found in one Magnolia sinica isolate HGM2019 chromosome 5, MsV1, whole genome shotgun sequence genomic segment:
- the LOC131246467 gene encoding UDP-glucose 6-dehydrogenase 4-like — MVKICCIGAGYVGGPTMAMIAYKCPDVKVVVVDISTARINAWNSDHLPIFEPGLDEVVKACRDKNLFFSSDVEAHVADAEIIFVSVNTPTKTRGLGAGKAADLTYWESAARMIADVSKSDKIVVEKSTVPVKTAEAIERILTHNSGGINFQILSNPEFLAEGTAIEDLTSPERVLIGGRETPGGKKAIEALKAVYARWVPDDRIITMNLWSAELSKLAANAFLAQRISSMNAISALCEATGANVYEVAYAIGKDSRIGHRFLNASVGFGGSCFQKDILNLVYICECNGLAEVANYWRQVVHINEYQKSRFVNRVVSSMFNTVSGKKIAILGFAFKKDTGDTRETAAIDVCNGLVGDQALLSIYDPRVTEDQIRRDLALNKFDWDHPQHLMPSSPSATLKQVSVVMDAYQAAKGAHGICIMTEWDEFKTLDYQKIFNGMEKPAFVFDGRNVVNVEELRKIGFVVFSIGKPLDPWLKDLMAAA; from the coding sequence ATGGTGAAGATCTGCTGCATTGGAGCTGGCTACGTTGGTGGGCCGACAATGGCCATGATCGCCTACAAATGCCCAGACGTCAAGGTCGTCGTCGTGGACATCTCAACGGCCCGGATTAATGCCTGGAACAGCGATCACCTGCCGATCTTTGAGCCTGGCCTCGATGAAGTCGTCAAGGCCTGCAGAGACAAGAACCTCTTCTTCTCCTCCGACGTAGAAGCCCATGTCGCCGATGCTGAGATCATCTTCGTCTCCGTCAACACCCCCACCAAGACCCGTGGCCTTGGTGCTGGCAAGGCCGCCGATCTCACTTACTGGGAGTCAGCAGCACGCATGATCGCCGACGTATCAAAATCCGATAAGATCGTCGTCGAGAAATCCACCGTCCCCGTCAAGACGGCGGAGGCAATTGAGAGGATCCTCACTCACAACAGCGGCGGCATCAATTTCCAGATCCTCTCCAATCCCGAATTCCTCGCCGAGGGAACCGCCATCGAGGATCTCACCAGTCCAGAACGTGTCCTGATCGGGGGTCGCGAGACCCCTGGCGGGAAGAAAGCCATTGAAGCTCTCAAAGCCGTCTATGCTCGCTGGGTCCCAGATGATCGGATCATTACGATGAATCTCTGGTCCGCCGAGCTGTCGAAGCTAGCAGCGAACGCCTTCCTGGCGCAGCGGATCTCATCGATGAATGCGATTTCAGCCCTCTGCGAGGCGACTGGAGCAAACGTCTATGAAGTGGCTTATGCCATTGGCAAGGATTCACGAATCGGGCACCGATTCCTCAATGCCAGTGTCGGGTTTGGCGGATCTTGCTTTCAGAAAGACATTCTCAATCTGGTCTACATCTGTGAATGCAATGGCCTAGCTGAGGTGGCTAATTACTGGCGGCAGGTGGTTCATATCAACGAATACCAGAAGAGTCGGTTCGTTAATCGGGTCGTGTCGTCCATGTTCAATACCGTTTCTGGGAAGAAGATCGCGATCTTAGGGTTCGCGTTCAAGAAGGATACGGGCGATACTCGAGAGACGGCTGCGATCGATGTCTGCAATGGATTGGTAGGTGATCAGGCCTTGCTCTCGATCTACGATCCTCGGGTGACTGAGGACCAGATCAGGCGCGATCTCGCGCTGAATAAATTCGATTGGGACCACCCACAGCATCTGATGCCGAGTAGCCCATCTGCGACATTGAAGCAAGTGTCGGTGGTGATGGACGCTTATCAGGCGGCGAAAGGAGCCCATGGGATATGTATAATGACGGAGTGGGATGAGTTTAAGACGTTGGATTATCAGAAGATCTTTAATGGAATGGAGAAGCCGGCGTTTGTTTTCGATGGGCGGAATGTGGTGAATGTGGAGGAGCTGAGGAAGATTGGGTTTGTTGTGTTTTCGATTGGGAAACCATTGGACCCGTGGCTAAAGGATCTCATGGCAGCTGCTTGA